A window of Leptospira brenneri contains these coding sequences:
- the rpsS gene encoding 30S ribosomal protein S19 yields the protein MARSLKKGPFIDDHLMKKITKLNSEGKKTPFKSWSRRSTIYPDMIGHTVMIHNGKAFVPVYVNENMIGHKLGEFAPTRTFKGHGGDKKVAKK from the coding sequence ATGGCTAGAAGCTTAAAAAAAGGTCCGTTCATTGACGACCACCTCATGAAAAAAATTACCAAGTTAAACTCTGAAGGGAAAAAAACTCCCTTCAAGTCTTGGTCCAGAAGAAGTACCATTTATCCAGACATGATCGGTCACACCGTAATGATTCATAATGGCAAAGCGTTTGTTCCTGTATATGTAAACGAAAACATGATTGGTCACAAACTCGGTGAATTTGCTCCTACTAGAACCTTCAAAGGTCATGGTGGGGACAAAAAAGTAGCGAAGAAATAG
- the tuf gene encoding elongation factor Tu, translating to MAKEKFDRSKPHLNIGTIGHVDHGKTTLTAAITTTLAKLVGGKNKAIAYDQIDNAPEEKARGITIATSHQEYETPNRHYAHVDCPGHADYVKNMITGAAQMDAAILVVSATDGAMPQTKEHILLARQVGVPYIVVYLNKADMLAADERDDMVEMVKEEIKDLLNKYNFPGDKTPFISGSALKALEGEDSDLGMKSILKLMEAVDTYVPNPTRIVDKPFLMPVEDVFSITGRGTVATGRVEQGVLKINDEIEIVGIRDTSKSVVTGIEMFRKLLDQAEAGDNIGALLRGTKKEDIERGQVLAKPGTITPHRKFKAEVYVLTKDEGGRHTPFFNNYRPQFYFRTTDITGVCNLPGGMEMVMPGDNVTMSIELIHPIAMDQGLKFAIREGGRTIGSGVVAEIVE from the coding sequence ATGGCTAAAGAAAAATTTGACCGTTCAAAACCACACTTAAACATCGGAACAATTGGTCACGTTGACCACGGTAAGACAACCCTAACAGCAGCTATCACAACAACGCTTGCTAAGTTAGTTGGTGGAAAAAACAAAGCGATTGCTTACGACCAAATCGACAACGCGCCAGAAGAAAAGGCTCGTGGGATTACTATTGCAACGTCTCACCAGGAGTATGAAACTCCTAACCGTCACTACGCACACGTAGATTGCCCGGGACACGCGGACTATGTTAAAAACATGATTACTGGTGCTGCTCAGATGGATGCTGCGATTCTTGTAGTATCTGCAACTGACGGTGCTATGCCACAAACTAAAGAACATATCCTTCTTGCTCGCCAAGTAGGGGTTCCTTACATCGTGGTTTACCTAAACAAAGCAGACATGCTTGCTGCTGATGAAAGAGACGATATGGTGGAGATGGTTAAAGAGGAAATCAAAGACCTTCTTAACAAATACAACTTCCCTGGTGATAAAACACCTTTCATCTCTGGTTCTGCATTAAAAGCTCTTGAAGGTGAAGATTCTGATTTAGGAATGAAATCCATTCTTAAACTTATGGAAGCAGTTGATACTTACGTTCCAAACCCTACACGTATCGTTGATAAACCTTTCCTTATGCCAGTTGAGGACGTATTCTCAATCACTGGTCGTGGAACTGTTGCAACTGGTCGTGTTGAGCAAGGTGTTCTTAAAATCAACGACGAGATCGAAATCGTTGGTATCCGTGATACATCTAAATCAGTTGTTACTGGTATTGAGATGTTCCGTAAATTACTCGATCAAGCAGAAGCTGGAGACAATATTGGTGCTCTTCTTCGCGGAACTAAAAAAGAAGACATCGAAAGAGGTCAAGTTCTTGCGAAACCGGGTACTATCACTCCACACAGAAAGTTTAAAGCGGAAGTTTACGTTCTTACTAAAGACGAAGGTGGACGTCATACTCCATTCTTTAACAACTACCGTCCACAGTTCTACTTCAGAACTACAGACATCACTGGTGTTTGTAACCTTCCTGGTGGAATGGAGATGGTTATGCCGGGAGATAACGTTACGATGTCTATCGAACTTATCCACCCAATTGCTATGGACCAAGGTTTGAAGTTCGCGATCCGTGAGGGTGGAAGAACAATTGGTTCTGGTGTTGTTGCGGAGATCGTTGAGTAA
- the rpmC gene encoding 50S ribosomal protein L29: MKDDFNSLSPEDLKKEILSSSEEVRKARFQFGVTRSLENPKLIRNHKKRIAQALTVLREKELSAKGKLKQIAPKAGSAPKAAKTTKGKKK, encoded by the coding sequence ATGAAAGACGATTTTAATTCACTTTCTCCAGAAGATTTGAAGAAAGAAATTCTTTCCTCTTCCGAAGAAGTAAGAAAAGCAAGATTTCAGTTTGGTGTGACAAGATCCCTTGAGAACCCAAAACTAATCCGCAATCATAAGAAGAGAATTGCACAAGCGCTCACTGTACTTCGTGAGAAAGAACTCAGCGCAAAAGGCAAACTCAAACAAATCGCACCGAAGGCTGGTTCAGCTCCTAAAGCTGCCAAAACGACCAAAGGTAAGAAGAAGTAG
- the rplB gene encoding 50S ribosomal protein L2, with the protein MGIRKLKPTTQSSRYYSVLDFKEITEVVPYKPLTANFSYKAGRDNKGRIAVRRKGGRNKRKFRIIDFKRNKFGIPATVKTIEYDPNRSAFIALVCYSDGEYRYILAPNGLKVGDKLESGPNAEIKLGNTLPLDKIPAGTNVHNIELHIGKGGQIARTAGSFAVISAKDGDYVSLKLPSSEIRKVRKECLATIGELSNKDHNLVIIGKAGRNRWLGKRPKVRGVVMNPVDHPLGGGEGRTSGGRHPVTPWGKPTKGFKTRKTRPSDRFIVQRRKKNRNR; encoded by the coding sequence ATGGGAATTAGAAAACTTAAACCCACAACCCAGTCTAGCCGTTACTACTCGGTTTTAGATTTCAAAGAAATCACTGAAGTAGTTCCTTACAAGCCACTTACAGCTAACTTTTCTTATAAAGCTGGTCGTGACAACAAGGGACGTATTGCTGTTAGACGAAAAGGTGGACGTAACAAAAGAAAGTTCCGGATCATCGATTTCAAACGTAATAAATTTGGAATTCCAGCGACTGTAAAAACAATCGAATACGATCCAAACCGCTCTGCTTTTATCGCGCTTGTTTGTTACTCAGACGGCGAATACCGATACATTTTAGCTCCTAACGGACTAAAGGTTGGTGATAAACTTGAGTCAGGTCCAAACGCAGAAATCAAATTAGGAAATACTCTTCCTTTAGATAAAATTCCTGCAGGAACTAACGTTCACAACATTGAACTTCATATCGGAAAAGGCGGCCAAATCGCTCGCACAGCAGGATCTTTTGCTGTGATCTCCGCAAAAGATGGTGACTACGTTTCTCTCAAACTTCCTTCTTCGGAAATCCGAAAAGTGCGTAAAGAGTGCTTAGCAACAATCGGAGAACTTTCCAATAAAGACCATAACTTGGTCATCATTGGTAAAGCGGGACGTAACCGTTGGTTAGGGAAGAGACCGAAAGTAAGAGGGGTCGTTATGAACCCTGTGGACCACCCACTCGGTGGTGGTGAAGGTAGAACTTCCGGAGGTCGTCACCCTGTGACTCCTTGGGGTAAACCTACGAAAGGATTTAAAACACGTAAGACTAGACCGTCTGACCGTTTTATTGTCCAAAGACGTAAGAAAAACAGGAATAGGTAG
- the rplD gene encoding 50S ribosomal protein L4 has product MKARKYNKEGVFVSEVELPAELFSTGISLGAIYDAVKAENANNRQGTHSTKDRSEVRGGGIKPWAQKGTGRARQGSIRAPHFVGGGIIHGPKPRDYSSNLSRSVKKKAVLSILNKKAEENRIAIIEDVEPSSYSTKSIYNILKNMEIAEKGNVGFVVAGENQFLKKSTRNIENLKYVNSKRVVCRDILYNNNLVISESALKELQAQYSKKG; this is encoded by the coding sequence ATGAAAGCGCGTAAATACAATAAAGAAGGCGTATTCGTAAGCGAAGTTGAACTTCCGGCAGAACTTTTTTCTACCGGCATTTCGCTTGGAGCCATCTATGATGCGGTTAAAGCTGAAAATGCGAACAATAGACAAGGAACACATTCCACTAAGGATCGTTCTGAAGTTCGCGGTGGGGGAATCAAACCTTGGGCTCAAAAAGGAACTGGTCGTGCAAGACAAGGATCCATCAGAGCTCCTCATTTCGTTGGTGGTGGTATCATTCATGGACCAAAACCAAGAGATTATTCCTCTAACTTGTCACGCAGCGTTAAGAAAAAGGCTGTTCTCTCCATCCTTAATAAAAAGGCAGAAGAAAACAGAATCGCGATCATAGAAGACGTAGAACCTTCTTCTTACTCCACAAAATCCATCTACAACATTTTGAAGAATATGGAAATTGCGGAGAAGGGTAACGTGGGTTTTGTGGTAGCTGGTGAAAACCAATTCCTCAAAAAATCCACTCGCAATATAGAGAACCTCAAATATGTGAACAGCAAACGAGTCGTTTGCCGAGACATCCTCTATAATAACAATTTAGTAATCTCTGAAAGCGCTTTAAAAGAGCTTCAGGCTCAGTACTCTAAGAAGGGATAA
- a CDS encoding 50S ribosomal protein L23 — MNLENVILSPVVTEKSQDLQTIGERMGKRTVKYTFKVHPDANKTLIKQALKQMYNVVPTNVNVAVYRGKMKRFRNMPSPRPHYKKAVVTFADGANLDFAKV, encoded by the coding sequence GTGAACCTAGAGAATGTAATCTTATCACCAGTTGTTACAGAAAAGTCGCAAGACCTTCAAACAATTGGAGAACGTATGGGAAAAAGAACTGTCAAGTATACGTTCAAAGTCCACCCGGATGCGAACAAAACTTTGATCAAACAGGCTCTGAAACAAATGTATAACGTAGTTCCAACAAATGTAAACGTTGCCGTTTACCGTGGGAAAATGAAACGTTTTAGAAACATGCCGTCTCCAAGACCGCACTACAAAAAAGCTGTAGTGACCTTTGCTGACGGAGCAAATTTGGATTTTGCTAAGGTTTAA
- the rplR gene encoding 50S ribosomal protein L18, whose amino-acid sequence MINKTAKNIKRLRRAERVRYKLRSTSERPRLVFNKTNRYLTAQIIDDAKGVTLVYATTLGKDFPKHENSKKSKSAATELGKVVAEKAKKAGVSQVVLDRSGMVYHGKIAAFADSAREGGLEF is encoded by the coding sequence ATGATCAATAAGACAGCTAAAAATATCAAAAGATTGAGACGAGCGGAACGAGTCAGATACAAACTCCGCTCTACATCGGAAAGACCTCGGTTGGTTTTCAATAAAACAAACCGTTACCTCACTGCACAAATTATTGATGATGCAAAGGGTGTAACTCTTGTTTATGCAACTACTCTTGGTAAAGATTTTCCGAAACATGAAAATTCAAAGAAGAGTAAATCGGCTGCGACCGAACTCGGTAAAGTAGTCGCTGAAAAAGCGAAAAAAGCAGGTGTTTCCCAAGTGGTTCTCGACAGATCTGGAATGGTTTACCATGGAAAGATCGCTGCTTTTGCTGATTCTGCCCGCGAAGGTGGATTGGAGTTCTAA
- the rpsJ gene encoding 30S ribosomal protein S10 produces MAGQRIRVKLKAFDHRLIDQSTFEIVATAKRTGATVSGPIPLPTKKEIYTVLRSPHVNKKAREQFEMRTHKRLIDILNTNEDTVEALMKLQLPAGVSVDIKS; encoded by the coding sequence ATGGCTGGACAAAGAATTCGCGTTAAGTTAAAAGCTTTCGATCATCGGTTGATTGACCAATCAACCTTTGAAATCGTTGCGACTGCGAAGAGGACCGGAGCTACTGTCTCCGGTCCAATCCCACTTCCAACGAAAAAAGAAATCTACACGGTATTACGTTCTCCGCACGTGAATAAAAAAGCTAGAGAACAGTTTGAAATGAGAACTCACAAGAGACTCATCGATATTTTAAATACGAATGAAGATACGGTAGAAGCCCTGATGAAGCTTCAACTCCCTGCTGGAGTTTCCGTAGATATTAAATCCTAA
- the rplF gene encoding 50S ribosomal protein L6, whose amino-acid sequence MSRVGKSIIKLPAKVEVKAEAEALTIKGPLGELKTPIYEGVSANVENGELVFTRKSEDQKTVALHGLVRSLAMNCVKGVTTGWEKNLEITGVGYRAQKRGKDLVMALGYSHEVVFPEPTGIKIDVADQLKIKVSGIDRQLVGQVAADIRSKRPPEPYKGKGIKYANEYIRRKAGKTGKK is encoded by the coding sequence ATGTCTCGAGTTGGAAAAAGTATCATTAAATTACCTGCAAAGGTAGAAGTGAAAGCAGAAGCAGAAGCCCTGACAATCAAAGGGCCTCTAGGGGAATTAAAAACTCCTATTTACGAAGGTGTTAGCGCCAATGTGGAAAATGGCGAACTCGTTTTCACTCGTAAAAGTGAAGATCAAAAGACTGTGGCTCTCCACGGTCTCGTTCGTTCCCTTGCGATGAACTGCGTAAAAGGTGTGACCACTGGTTGGGAAAAGAATTTAGAAATCACTGGGGTTGGTTATCGTGCACAAAAACGCGGTAAGGATCTAGTGATGGCTCTTGGATATTCTCACGAAGTTGTTTTCCCTGAACCTACTGGTATCAAAATCGATGTTGCAGATCAGCTAAAAATCAAAGTATCGGGAATTGACCGACAACTGGTTGGACAAGTTGCGGCTGACATTCGTTCGAAAAGACCTCCTGAGCCTTACAAGGGCAAAGGGATCAAATATGCGAATGAATACATCCGTAGAAAGGCCGGAAAGACCGGTAAGAAGTAG
- the rplN gene encoding 50S ribosomal protein L14: MIQQETILQVADNSGVKKVMCVKVLGGSKKRYATLGDEIIVAVKEAQPAYGLRDGQGKKVHNKAVQRAVVVRTKKEVRRPDGTYIRFDDNAVAIIDDKGNPKGTRIFGPVARELRDKKYMKIISLAPEVL; the protein is encoded by the coding sequence ATGATCCAACAAGAAACTATTTTACAAGTAGCCGATAACTCGGGTGTGAAAAAAGTCATGTGCGTTAAAGTGCTTGGCGGTTCCAAAAAACGCTACGCAACGCTTGGTGACGAAATCATCGTCGCTGTTAAGGAAGCACAACCTGCATACGGTCTTCGTGACGGGCAAGGTAAAAAAGTGCATAACAAAGCGGTTCAAAGAGCAGTTGTTGTGAGAACGAAAAAAGAAGTTCGTCGCCCAGACGGAACTTACATTCGTTTCGATGACAATGCCGTTGCCATCATTGATGACAAAGGGAATCCGAAAGGAACCAGGATCTTCGGACCTGTTGCCCGTGAACTTCGCGATAAAAAATACATGAAAATTATATCTCTCGCTCCGGAGGTCCTCTAA
- a CDS encoding type Z 30S ribosomal protein S14: protein MAKKSMMERHAKEQKFKVREYNRCPLCGRSRAYLRRFDMCRLCFRDLASKAQIPGVKKSSW from the coding sequence ATGGCGAAAAAATCAATGATGGAACGCCACGCCAAAGAGCAAAAATTCAAAGTGAGAGAGTACAATCGTTGCCCTCTTTGTGGTCGATCACGCGCTTATTTGCGCCGCTTTGATATGTGTCGTCTTTGCTTCCGGGACCTTGCTAGCAAGGCTCAGATCCCCGGTGTGAAAAAGTCCTCCTGGTAA
- the rplC gene encoding 50S ribosomal protein L3: MAKGLIGEKLGMAHIFNNDGKMVTVTVLRVGPCFVSQVKTSANDGYEAVQLAFGDAKEKHMTKAEVGHTKKANIAAPKKTLIEFKGFEDVAVGSEVKLADVFALNDTVKVTGTSKGKGTQGVVKRHGFAGGPAGHGSRFQRHPGSIGSNTTPGRVFKGLKMGGRMGSEQSTVRNLKVVKIDADANLVFVSGPVPGKERGIVTIEKIG; this comes from the coding sequence ATGGCTAAAGGTTTAATCGGCGAAAAATTGGGCATGGCCCACATATTCAATAACGACGGTAAGATGGTTACTGTAACTGTTTTACGCGTGGGTCCTTGTTTTGTGTCCCAGGTAAAAACTTCTGCTAACGACGGCTACGAAGCGGTTCAGTTAGCTTTTGGTGATGCCAAGGAAAAACACATGACAAAGGCCGAAGTTGGACACACGAAAAAAGCAAACATTGCAGCTCCGAAAAAAACTCTGATTGAATTCAAAGGTTTTGAAGATGTAGCGGTGGGATCAGAAGTAAAACTCGCTGATGTATTTGCTTTGAACGACACGGTGAAAGTAACAGGAACTTCCAAAGGTAAAGGAACTCAAGGTGTTGTAAAACGCCATGGATTTGCTGGTGGACCTGCTGGACATGGTTCCAGATTCCAAAGACACCCTGGTTCGATTGGTTCCAACACAACTCCTGGACGTGTGTTCAAGGGTTTAAAAATGGGCGGAAGAATGGGTTCTGAACAGAGCACAGTACGAAACCTAAAAGTAGTAAAAATTGATGCAGACGCCAACTTGGTATTTGTATCCGGTCCGGTTCCAGGAAAAGAACGCGGTATCGTTACGATAGAAAAAATCGGATAA
- the rplV gene encoding 50S ribosomal protein L22, with the protein MEAKAVGKHLRISARKARLVADEVRGYDYKEAIDILRFTNKSASSMIINLLNSAVANAIQMNESLDPSSLYVKKIYVDDGPIMKRFRPRARGRASRIRKRLSHITVVVSEIEKKVS; encoded by the coding sequence ATGGAAGCAAAAGCAGTAGGAAAACACCTCAGAATTTCTGCCAGAAAAGCTCGCCTGGTTGCAGATGAAGTTCGTGGATACGATTATAAAGAAGCCATTGATATCTTGCGTTTTACAAATAAATCAGCAAGTTCAATGATCATCAACCTTTTGAATTCTGCAGTGGCTAATGCCATTCAGATGAATGAAAGTTTGGATCCAAGTTCACTTTATGTTAAAAAAATCTATGTGGATGACGGCCCTATCATGAAACGTTTCCGCCCAAGAGCACGTGGTCGTGCTTCAAGGATCCGCAAACGTCTTAGCCACATCACTGTTGTCGTATCTGAAATCGAAAAGAAGGTTAGCTAA
- the rpsH gene encoding 30S ribosomal protein S8, producing the protein MSLSDPIADMLTRIRNAQQAKHELCVIPGSKIKKSILDLLKEEGFVDDVQTVKNGSFDDFQVKLKYDTEKKPVIRMIERVSTPGRRVYIQSGEIRPFRNNIGTLILSTSKGVMTGKRARKLRVGGEVLCKVF; encoded by the coding sequence ATGAGTCTTTCAGATCCAATCGCAGATATGCTAACAAGAATCAGAAACGCACAACAAGCTAAACATGAGCTTTGTGTGATTCCTGGTAGCAAAATCAAAAAGTCCATCCTAGATCTTCTTAAAGAAGAAGGTTTTGTTGATGATGTTCAAACAGTAAAAAATGGAAGTTTTGATGACTTCCAAGTAAAATTAAAATACGACACGGAAAAAAAGCCGGTAATTCGTATGATCGAGAGAGTATCCACTCCTGGTCGTCGAGTTTATATCCAATCTGGCGAAATCCGACCGTTCCGAAATAACATCGGAACCCTCATCCTTTCTACTTCGAAAGGTGTGATGACAGGAAAACGTGCACGCAAACTCAGAGTAGGAGGGGAAGTTCTCTGTAAGGTATTCTAG
- the rpsC gene encoding 30S ribosomal protein S3 encodes MGQKVNPIGLRIGITRNWDSVWFSKQDYIKNLHEDIKIRRFLQKKFKNASVVKIVIERFPEKINVNLHTSKPGMVIGQKGQNIEAVKQELKKYADKPIGMNIIEVKKPEVIAQAIAETVALQIEQRMPFRRVMKAELRRAMRGGVEGVKIQISGRLNGADMARTEKYMEGRVPLHTLRAKIDFGFKEALTTFGQIGVKVWTYTGDYFPTKEESDEDKYAVKRRTS; translated from the coding sequence ATGGGTCAGAAAGTAAATCCAATCGGACTACGAATCGGAATCACACGTAACTGGGATTCAGTTTGGTTTTCCAAACAAGATTACATTAAAAATCTTCACGAAGATATCAAGATCCGTAGATTCCTTCAGAAGAAATTCAAAAACGCATCCGTTGTGAAGATCGTAATCGAAAGATTTCCTGAGAAAATCAACGTGAACCTCCATACTTCTAAACCAGGTATGGTGATTGGTCAAAAAGGCCAAAACATCGAAGCGGTAAAACAAGAACTTAAAAAATACGCTGATAAACCGATCGGAATGAACATCATCGAAGTGAAAAAACCAGAAGTCATTGCTCAAGCAATTGCCGAAACGGTTGCTCTTCAAATCGAACAAAGGATGCCTTTCCGTCGCGTGATGAAAGCGGAACTTCGTCGTGCCATGCGCGGTGGGGTCGAAGGTGTGAAAATCCAAATCTCCGGACGTTTGAATGGAGCAGATATGGCAAGAACAGAAAAGTATATGGAAGGACGAGTTCCTCTTCATACTCTTCGTGCCAAAATCGACTTTGGATTTAAAGAAGCTCTCACGACTTTCGGTCAAATCGGTGTGAAAGTATGGACTTATACAGGTGACTACTTCCCAACTAAGGAAGAGTCCGATGAAGATAAATACGCTGTAAAACGTAGAACTAGTTAA
- the rplP gene encoding 50S ribosomal protein L16: MLAPKRVKFRKRQRGRLKGKDERGSYVAFGEYGLKAISSGRITARQIEAARITINRQVKRGGKLWIRIFPHLPITKKPAETRMGKGKGNPEFWIAEIRPGRVLFEMAGIDEETARKALHLAAFKLPVETSFVKRNVL; this comes from the coding sequence ATGTTAGCACCTAAACGAGTAAAATTTAGAAAACGCCAAAGAGGGCGCTTAAAAGGTAAGGACGAAAGAGGTTCTTACGTTGCGTTCGGTGAGTATGGTTTAAAAGCCATTTCTTCCGGTCGTATCACAGCGCGACAAATCGAAGCTGCAAGGATTACTATCAACCGCCAAGTAAAACGAGGTGGGAAATTGTGGATCAGGATCTTCCCTCATTTACCAATCACTAAAAAACCTGCCGAAACTCGTATGGGTAAAGGTAAAGGTAACCCTGAATTCTGGATTGCTGAGATCCGTCCTGGTCGTGTCCTTTTTGAAATGGCTGGTATCGATGAAGAAACAGCAAGAAAAGCTCTTCATTTAGCAGCTTTCAAACTGCCAGTGGAAACTTCATTTGTTAAGAGGAACGTTCTATGA
- the rplX gene encoding 50S ribosomal protein L24 has translation MAAKLAYRGSEPTKFKKTKIKKDDEVLVISGKEKGKKGKVLAIDKRKDRVYIEGVNKRKRFVRPTQENPQGGAIEIEFPIHISNVMFHDAKAENKAKPKKKIKAVRLGFAKKDGKSVRVTRPEGKEV, from the coding sequence ATGGCAGCTAAGTTAGCATATAGAGGCTCCGAGCCCACTAAATTCAAAAAAACGAAAATCAAAAAAGACGATGAAGTTCTTGTGATTTCCGGAAAAGAAAAAGGAAAAAAAGGGAAAGTTCTAGCGATCGATAAACGCAAAGACCGTGTTTATATCGAAGGTGTGAACAAAAGAAAAAGATTTGTGCGCCCAACCCAAGAGAACCCTCAAGGCGGAGCGATCGAAATCGAATTCCCAATCCATATTTCCAATGTGATGTTTCACGACGCAAAAGCAGAGAACAAAGCAAAGCCTAAGAAGAAAATTAAGGCTGTACGCTTGGGCTTTGCCAAGAAGGATGGTAAATCCGTACGAGTGACTCGACCTGAAGGGAAAGAAGTATAA
- the rplE gene encoding 50S ribosomal protein L5, translating into MVPRLKSKYETEIRPTLQKSLGFQSVMRVPKLEKIVINVGMGEAHTNPKAMEACLVEIGQITGQRPVKTFAKKSIAGFKVREGMVLGCKVTLRGHHMYEFLDRFINVALPRVRDFRGVNPKGFDGRGNYNLSVKEQIIFPEIHFDKINTIYGINITFVTNTEVDKEAFELFQAFGMPYRTAGK; encoded by the coding sequence ATGGTACCTAGGCTTAAATCAAAATACGAAACGGAAATCCGTCCTACACTCCAAAAGTCACTCGGCTTTCAAAGTGTAATGAGAGTTCCCAAATTAGAAAAAATCGTGATCAACGTAGGTATGGGCGAAGCTCATACGAATCCAAAAGCGATGGAAGCTTGTTTGGTAGAAATTGGTCAAATTACAGGCCAAAGACCAGTGAAAACTTTCGCTAAGAAGTCCATTGCGGGTTTCAAAGTGAGAGAAGGAATGGTTCTCGGTTGTAAAGTTACCCTTCGTGGTCATCATATGTATGAATTCCTTGATAGATTCATCAACGTGGCTCTTCCACGGGTTCGTGACTTTCGCGGAGTCAACCCAAAAGGTTTCGACGGTCGAGGAAATTACAACCTTTCCGTAAAAGAGCAGATCATCTTCCCTGAGATTCATTTTGATAAAATCAATACTATCTATGGGATCAATATCACTTTCGTAACGAACACGGAAGTGGACAAAGAAGCGTTCGAATTATTCCAAGCCTTCGGTATGCCTTACCGAACGGCAGGTAAGTAG
- the rpsQ gene encoding 30S ribosomal protein S17 — MEDKNSKKSLTIQGVVVSDAMDKTVVIEIITRKVHPRFKKIMTRTSRVKIHDEKNECQVGDRVIAVETRPLSKQKHHKLVKVIEKAKLV, encoded by the coding sequence ATGGAAGATAAAAACTCTAAAAAGTCTTTAACCATTCAGGGTGTAGTTGTGAGCGATGCTATGGATAAAACTGTAGTGATCGAAATCATCACAAGAAAAGTGCACCCGCGGTTTAAGAAGATTATGACCAGAACTTCCCGCGTGAAAATTCACGATGAGAAGAACGAGTGTCAAGTTGGTGATCGAGTCATCGCTGTGGAAACAAGACCACTTTCTAAACAGAAACACCATAAACTTGTAAAGGTAATTGAGAAGGCGAAATTAGTATGA